Proteins encoded together in one Triticum dicoccoides isolate Atlit2015 ecotype Zavitan chromosome 7B, WEW_v2.0, whole genome shotgun sequence window:
- the LOC119338002 gene encoding V-type proton ATPase catalytic subunit A translates to MAHGDRMTTFEEGERESEYGYVRKVSGPVVVADGMGGAAMYELVRVGHDSLIGEIIRLEGDSATIQVYEETAGLTVNDPVLRTKKPLSCELGPGILGNIFDGIQRPLKTIAIKSGDVYIPRGVSVPALDKDQQWEFQPNKLGVGDNITNGDLYATVFENTLMKHHIALPPGAMGKISYIAPAGQYSLQDTVLELEFQGIKKEFTMLHTWPVRTPRPVASKLAADTPLLTGQRVLDALFPSVLGGTCAIPGAFGCGKTVISQALSKYSNSDTVVYVGCGERGNEMAEVLMDFPQLTMTLPDGREESVMKRTTLVANTSNMPVAAREASIYTGITIAEYFRDMGYNVSMMADSTSRWAEALREISGRLAEMPADSGYPAYLASRLASFYERAGKVQCLGSPDRTGSVTIVGAVSPPGGDFSDPVTSATLSIVQVFWGLDKKLAQRKHFPSVNWLISYSKYSTALEGYYEKFDPGFIDMRTKAREVLQREDDLNEIVQLVGKDALGESDKITLETAKLLREDYLAQNAFTPYDKYCPFYKSVWMMRNIIHFNTLANQAVERAANADGHKITYAVVKSRMGDLFYRLVSQKFEDPAEGEDVLIAKFQKLYDDLTTGFRNLEDEAR, encoded by the exons ATGGCGCACGGCGACCGCATGACCACCTTCGAGGAGGGCGAGCGCGAGAGCGAGTACGGCTACGTCCGCAAG GTCTCTGGGCCCGTGGTCGTCGCTGATGGCATGGGCGGTGCCGCCATGTACGAGCTCGTCCGTGTCGGCCACGACAGCCTCATTGGTGAAATCATCCGTCTCGAGGGCGATTCAGCTACAATCCAAG TTTACGAGGAAACAGCTGGGCTAACGGTCAACGATCCCGTGTTGAGAACAAAAAAG CCTCTTTCATGTGAGTTGGGACCTGGTATTCTTGGAAACATCTTTGATGGAATCCAG CGCCCTCTGAAAACTATTGCTATTAAGTCCGGAGATGTCTACATTCCACGTGGTGTTTCAGTCCCAGCTCTTGATAAAGATCAGCAGTGGGAGTTCCAGCCAAATAAGCTAG GTGTTGGAGATAATATCACGAATGGAGATCTATACGCT ACCGTATTTGAGAACACATTGATGAAGCACCATATTGCGCTCCCTCCTGGTGCTATGGGAAAGATAAGTTACATTGCCCCTGCGGGTCAGTACAGTCTGCAG GACACAGTGCTGGAGTTGGAGTTTCAGGGCATCAAAAAGGAGTTCACTATGCTCCAC ACATGGCCTGTGCGGACGCCACGGCCTGTTGCGTCAAAACTTGCTGCTGACACGCCTCTTCTAACAGGACAG CGTGTACTTGACGCACTGTTTCCCTCGGTGCTTGGAGGAACATGTGCTATTCCTGGAGCTTTTGGTTGTGGAAAAACTGTCATTAGTCAGGCGCTCTCAAAG TATTCCAATTCCGACACTGTGGTGTATGTGGGCTGTGGAGAAAGAGGAAATGAGATGGCTGAGGTCCTCATGGACTTCCCCCAATTGACAATGACGTTGCCTGATGGACGTGAAGAGTCAGTCATGAAAAGAACAACGCTCGTGGCTAACACCTCCAACATGCCCGTCGCCGCTCGTGAAGCCTCCATTTATACAG GAATTACCATTGCTGAATACTTCCGTGACATGGGCTACAATGTTAGTATGATGGCTGATTCCACGTCCAGGTGGGCCGAAGCATTGCGTGAAATTTCAGGACGTTTG GCTGAAATGCCTGCGGATAGTGGTTACCCTGCGTATTTGGCTTCACGGTTGGCATCCTTCTATGAACGTGCTGGGAAGGTGCAATGTCTTGGCAGTCCAGACCGGACAGGCAGTGTCACAATTGTTGGCGCCGTCTCTCCTCCTGGAGGAGATTTTTCAGATCCTGTTACCTCTGCAACCCTCAGTATTGTGCAG GTCTTCTGGGGACTGGATAAGAAGCTGGCTCAAAGAAAGCATTTCCCATCTGTTAATTGGCTCATTTCTTACTCAAAATACTCCACG GCTTTGGAAGGATACTACGAGAAGTTCGACCCTGGCTTTATTGACATGAGAACAAAAGCTCGTGAAGTGTTGCAGAGAGAGGATGATCTAAACGAAATTGTCCAG CTTGTTGGTAAAGATGCACTGGGAGAATCTGACAAGATTACGTTGGAGACAGCCAAGCTTCTGAGGGAAGATTATTTGGCACAGAATGCTTTTACCCC ATATGACAAGTATTGTCCATTCTACAAGTCTGTCTGGATGATGCGCAACATTATTCATTTCAATACATTAGCGAATCAG GCTGTGGAGCGAGCAGCCAATGCTGATGGACATAAGATAACCTACGCTGTCGTAAAGAGTCGCATGGGCGATCTATTTTACCGCCTTGT ATCCCAAAAGTTCGAAGaccccgccgaaggcgaagacgtccTAATCGCGAAATTCCAGAAGTTGTACGACGACCTCACCACCGGGTTCCGCAACCTAGAAGACGAGGCTAGGTAA
- the LOC119337595 gene encoding glycosyltransferase BC10-like — MTVMPPVRHRPAAKRPMWIIVLLCLVCVVLIGAYVYPPRHYSQCYLSASSVCTPFKDWLPSIGRREKTDDEIISAAVIRDILGMPMSTSKNPKIAFMFLTPGSLPFEKLWEKFLQGHEGRYSIYVHASRQKPVHTSSLFVGRDIHSDAVVWGKISMIDAEKRLLANALEDADNQFFVLLSDSCVPLHSFDYVFNYLMGTNISFIDCFQDPGPHGNGRYSLEMLPEIEERDFRKGAQWFAITRRHALLILADNLYYKKFKLYCKPADGRNCIADEHYLPTLFNMVDPGGIANWSVTHVDWSEGKWHPRSYAVADVSYDLLKNITAVDETIHVTSDDKKLVTQKPCLWNGSKSPCYLFARKFYPETLDSLLKIFTSYTSV; from the exons ATGACTGTCATGCCGCCTGTGCGCCATCGGCCCGCGGCCAAGAGGCCCATGTGGATAATCGTGCTCCTGTGCCTTGTCTGCGTTGTGCTGATCGGGGCGTACGTGTACCCGCCGCGGCACTACTCGCAGTGCTACCTCTCTGCTTCTAGCGTCTGCACGCCGTTCAAGGACTGGCTCCCGTCCATCGGCCGCCGGGAGAAAACCGATGACGAGATCATCTCAGCCGCCGTTATCAGGGATATCCTTGGAATGCCCATGTCCACGTCGAAGAATCCAAAGATTGCTTTTATGTTCTTGACACCTGGCTCACTGCCCTTCGAGAAATTGTGGGAGAAGTTTCTGCAG GGTCATGAGGGAAGATACTCCATCTATGTGCACGCATCGCGTCAGAAGCCTGTGCATACTAGTTCTCTTTTTGTTGGCCGAGATATTCATAGTGATGCG GTTGTATGGGGAAAGATTTCAATGATAGATGCAGAGAAGAGGCTATTAGCAAATGCGCTGGAAGATGCGGATAATCAATTTTTTGTCTTGCTTTCTGATAG CTGTGTTCCGCTTCATTCATTTGACTATGTCTTTAATTACCTGATGGGAACAAACATCAGTTTCATTGATTG TTTCCAGGATCCTGGTCCACATGGAAATGGAAGGTATTCTCTTGAGATGCTTCCTGAAATAGAGGAGAGAGACTTCAGAAAGGGTGCCCAG TGGTTCGCAATCACGCGAAGACATGCTTTATTGATTCTGGCGGACAACCTTTACTACAAGAAGTTCAAGCTATATTGCAAG CCAGCAGATGGGCGCAACTGTATTGCTGATGAGCATTATTTGCCAACCCTATTCAAT ATGGTAGATCCAGGTGGAATAGCTAATTGGTCGGTTACACATGTGGATTGGTCTGAGGGGAAATGGCATCCAAGGTCATACGCAGTTGCTGATGTCAGCTATGATCTGCTAAAGAATATAACA GCCGTTGATGAGACCATCCATGTAACAAGTGATGACAAG AAACTCGTGACACAGAAGCCATGTTTGTGGAACGGATCAAAGAGTCCATGCTATCTTTTTGCTAGGAAGTTTTACCCCGAAACTCTCGACAGCTTACTGAAGATATTCACCAGCTACACGTCTGTTTGA